TTCCATCAGATCCTCTTTAGACAAGGCTTCTGGTTTATCAATCTTGTTTCCCAGCACCAGCAATGGGATACCATTCAGCGAGGGTTTACTTAACAAGTCATGGAGTTCACTTCTTGACACAGGCAAGTTATCATAATCAGCAGCATCAACAACGTAACTGCAAAATGCAAAATCAACATTCAAAAGAACCAAGTGGTAAGACCAAAACCACTGACAGAAGTGGTAAAACAATCACTCAAACAGAGCACTACCCTCTTAATACTTGAAAAAGGTATTGATAGCAATCACTCAAACAGCAATTACTCACTCGATTCCAAACCAAAATAGGAGGAAGTAAATTATAAGGAACGAGGCACCAAACTAGTGTCTAGAATCTATACAAACTGAAATTTCCCTGGTGATAGGTACAAATTGAAAGCACCAAATTGAAATTCTAGATTCTATCAAAAGATTGATGAGAAGGCATCTAAAGATGATCACATGTAAGAATGCAATGTTGTCCAGAAATTTACCAcaagaggaagaaaataattagcaAATGGAGAtgagaagaaaaacaagaagGAACAGGAAATGATTAATCTTAggaaacaaattcaaaataaaagaataatggaAAGAGACCTTCCCGTACtctgtttctatttttattaaaggcTTAAAAAAAGGGGTCTAGCAAGCAGGTTCGTGGTGAGTCAACTGTTGCTTGAGCTAGCAAGAAGCAAAAAATGACATTATTCATCCTTCATACTTTCTCTCTATCTCATTATTCATCCTTCATACTTTCTCTCTATCTCATTCCCACTAGGTGTTCAAATTATGGTGGAACAAAACCTTTTGTAAGTTAACAATGGATATCAAAGGAAATTGCTCAAAGAAACATACCCCAAAAGACTACTAGACACATATATATTGGaacagaaataaaaatcttcGAGCATGCAAATGACATTGATTAAAAGAGTGCAGGGAATCCTCAGTATACATAGTATGGCCACCCTCTAAATTGTGTAAGAACTCGACCTGATGGAAAAACTTATATCTTAAAGACAGGATGATCAATGAGTGCTTAAGTTTTAAGACATACACAATAGCTGAAACTGCACGACAGTATCTCTCCCACATACTGCGAAACCGTGGTTGGCCTCCAAGATCCCACAGCTTTATTGTGACACTCCCCTTAGTCACTTTCCTCATATTAAATCCTACCTGTAGACAACAGAGATGTGTACATGAAATTCTCCACAGTAATAGACAGACTACAATTGCAACTTATCAAAAAGTACAAATAAGTTGTTGGCAGAGTGAATTCTCTGGTAAAATAAGAGGCAGAAGACAGTCCGCAGAAGTCAACTCACTGTTGGGATCATATCTTCACTATATCCACCAGTCTTCGGGTATCAaccagaaacaaaaaattgagcCATCAGCATGATAACCAAAAGAGACTGGAGAAAAACACATAAGAAAGCAGATTAAACACTTCAAAAGAATATTTACTCACTGCAATAACATTCACAAGGGACGTCTTGCCTGCATTCTGAAGCCCTATCAAAGATAGCTCCATTTCTTGTTTAAAGAAGAGACTACAATGACAAAAGTAGAATAAATAGCAATGAAAAAGCATAAGCCAGCCGACTCAGAGTAGCAAAAATATCCACAACTGTGAGAATCAATGCAAGAATTTTAAAGCAAGTGAAGCAGAGAGATACAATATGATTAAAGTAGCTAATTGTCTGGAAGGCATGAGCATATCAACAGAATATTATGCAAGACCAAAGCAAACAacagtaaatttaataaattatttaatgttcTCCATAGACGCTTCAAAATCCATACAAAAGATAGAAGCTGCCACCAAGAAACAATAAGGTACGTGTTTGCACAGAAGATGTTACTCAAAGACATCATTCTATAGATGCTAGATTTGCAAAGTTGGCATTAAAATTggcattttaatttacaaaagcGGTGCACAGTTTCATTTACACAGGCCAAAACAATTGCATTTAACTAGCTGATCGCTGCCAGAATTCTATCATCCTTAAAACAGAGCTAGAACactaaaaataaacacattttAAAAGACACGTCACATATAAATGATCTAAAAAGCATACAAAATAACTTCATTTTCTCAATCttcaatttgaaattcaacaaAACCAAACAGTCATATTAAGGgaaataaatctaataatattttataaggttaaatttttacaatCTAACGATTCgaaatctcaaaattaaatcaactATAACATTCCACCTTagcttttgaaaaagaaaaaaaaaatcattcatttTCTCAGCATCCAAACAGAGAGCTCACCTTCGAAGCCAGTTGAGAAAAGCTTCCCATAATCCCATCTTTTATTCGACAAAATAAGAAGCTAGGGTTTCGCCTTTGAAGTATAAAAGCTGGGAAAAAGCGAAAAAACTTTTCttgcttcttttcttttctcctaCAATTCCCTTCCCTCGCTGTTCAAATCcagaaattaaatgataagattttttatattaaaaagaaaattacggtagcatattttaacaaaaaaattaagaatgttttcttttctacGCATCCACGCGCTTTGCTTGGCGCGTTACGAATAGGGAACCAGTGGTGTTTAGGTTTTTAAACAGTGTGGGTCGTTACTTTGAGAGGCTAAAACACGCGCGAAAAGTAAAGCCAGGTTTAAACGTTGTCGTTTTCTGGTAGCCCAGCTTATCAGTTCGTGGGTTGCAATCTCCAGGTTGTCGATTAGTGGGCTTGCTTGACCAACGTGTGCGCTAGTGATTGGTTTGGTATTGActtcatttatatattttcttttactaatattattttgatacgGGAGGTGATATGGGCCACTGTTTTTAGATTATAATAGTAATGGAAGAAATCATATAATATTGGTTTAAAAGGATGAGGTGGAAAGTTGGaagtaataattaaatgtATCAACGATGATTGATTTCTTTATCCCCTTTTTCTTTATAGATATAATTTTGGTCAGACTCTCATCCATTATTAGATAGATACCTCTATTTTCACTGTATTTTGGAGAAATATGTTTAACCCGGGCATCATTTTTTTGAAGTAATGAGTGGGGATCATTGCGTGCTCCATTAGGGAATCCGAATTGGTACCATATTGAAGGTACTAGCCCACCACCAATGCCTTCCAAAGCCTTGGATTCTCATATAATTATAGACTTATatagttttgtaattttaataggATGTGAATGTCTAGTACAACAATAACTAagcttgcattttttttttttgaatactgattacaaattatattattatatcacacagatatttataattgttattacaGCAGACATTACacttacaatcagatatatataactgaaatttacattattacattaaattctaCTCGTATTTCGCAAGAGAGaatgatttataaatattttagccCCCACAACTCTTTTGTGGGGGCTTGAACgcttgtgagggcagcagctCAACCACTCGGCCAAACATCTAAAATCAAAAGGAATATTCATTTGTGGAGAGTAGACTTAAGAGCCACccataattcaaaataaaagagacTTATAGAAAATGCCACccataattcaaaataaaagagacTTATAGAAAATAGAAAGATTACACGTATAAATGGAGTTTAATATGTTATGTAGTTACGTGAGTGGAGTttgaattctaattttttgtatcactacaataaaatttgtttcaattaaatcttTATTGTAGGCATAAATTATTTGCCGGATGCGTTAATTTGTTCAAGtcttaaatcatatttttcacTTAGTTATGTCACGGAGACTACACAAAATGCGTAGATGATTAGGGgatgaaaagacaaaaaaagaaatccctCGAGTGTACAGAAAAAGTACATACAACCTGAAGCTTCGATGGTGGGACCCTCTCTGGATCTTCATTCATCAACGACATGAAAGGAAACATCCTCGAAGGtatcacaaaaaatattacatgTACAGAAAAACCCCAAGCAAGCTGCTTCTAGCTAGCGAGCAAGCTTTCAGTGTTACACTTCTTGTTTCACAAGTAATGCAAAGCATAAATAAGTACACTGAGTTTGCAGAAAGTATAACCACACCTTCTAATTTTCTGCTACATTTTCAACTCTCAGAAACTTCATGCGCTTTGCGCTTCCTGCATTTTCTTCGGCAACAGAATTGAAAATGGCTATTTTTCTGGAGATTTTCAATGGGCTGCGTCTCTGCGTTTCTACTCTCTGGGATCTGCAGGAGATTCGGTATGCCACAGTTTTCGACGACGTAAGTTACATTGCTACGACCATTATCATGGCGGCTGTTTCGTGTGTTGCTTCAATAAGACGTCGAGGATTAAATGTTTAAACACACTAGTTTTACTAATGTAACCATAAGAAAAATCTCCTGTATATTCTCTTGTACCATTTTTACTTGAGCATTATGGAGCAATATTGTTAGCTTTCGTTGCACGTTAGCAGGCAGCTCCACATGCTTGC
This window of the Citrus sinensis cultivar Valencia sweet orange chromosome 8, DVS_A1.0, whole genome shotgun sequence genome carries:
- the LOC102631088 gene encoding ADP-ribosylation factor-like protein 8b, with translation MGLWEAFLNWLRSLFFKQEMELSLIGLQNAGKTSLVNVIATGGYSEDMIPTVGFNMRKVTKGSVTIKLWDLGGQPRFRSMWERYCRAVSAIVYVVDAADYDNLPVSRSELHDLLSKPSLNGIPLLVLGNKIDKPEALSKEDLMEQMGLKSITDREVCCYMISCKNSTNIDTVIDWLVKHSKSKS